The following are encoded in a window of Cucurbita pepo subsp. pepo cultivar mu-cu-16 chromosome LG12, ASM280686v2, whole genome shotgun sequence genomic DNA:
- the LOC111806792 gene encoding heat shock 70 kDa protein 15-like: MSVVGFDFGNESCIVAVARQRGIDVVLNDESKRETPGIVSFGDKQRFIGTAGAASIMMNIKNSIYQIKRLIGRKFSDPGLQKDLQSLPFSVVEGPDGFPLVHVRYLGEVKTFTPTQVLGMLFSNLKGIAEKNLNSAVADCCIGIPVYFTDLQRRAVLDAATIAGLHPLRLIHETTATALAYGIYKTDLPENDQLNVAFVDIGHASMQVCIAGFKKGQLKVLAHSSDQSLGGRDFDEVLFHHFAEKFKDEYKINVYQNARACLRLRTACEKLKKVLSANPVAPLNIECLMDEKDVRGIIKREEFEQISIPILERVKGPLEQALAEAGLTVDNIHIVEVVGSGSRVPAIIKILTDFFKKEPRRTMNASECVARGCALQCAILSPTFKVREFQVNENFPFSIALSWKGAASDSQNGAVDNQQSTVVFPKGNPIPSVKALTFYRSGTFSVDVHYTDSDQQAKISTYTIGPFQTSKAGRAKVKVKARLNLHGIVSVESATLLEEEEIEVPVTREQSAKMETDEAPADSAAPPSSNENDVNMQDAKGNTDAGAENGSVESGDQSVQMETDSKVEAPKKKIKKTNIPVVELVYGGLAAADVQKAVEKEFEMALQDRVMEETKEKKNAVEAYVYEMRNKLHDKYQEFVTDSQREELSARLQEVEDWLYEDGEDETKGVYIAKLDELKKQGDPIEERFKEHTERGTVIDQLVYCINSYREAAVTADPKFDHIDISEKQKVLNECVEAEAWLREKKQHQDSLPKHATPVLFSADVRKKAETLDRFCRPIMTKPKPAAPETPPPAPQGSEQQQGDASASATPNGKAGGETEVPSASTDQMETEKSEPTSAA, translated from the exons ATGAGCGTtgttggttttgattttggtaACGAGAGCTGCATTGTAGCTGTTGCAAGGCAGCGAGGTATTGATGTTGTTCTCAATGATGAATCCAAGCGGGAAACTCCAGGTATTGTCAGCTTTGGGGACAAGCAGCGCTTTATTGGGACAGCTGGGGCAGCGTCCATTATGATGAACATCAAGAATTCAATCTATCAGATTAAGAGATTGATTGGGCGGAAATTCTCTGATCCTGGATTGCAGAAGGATCTTCAGTCATTGCCATTTTCTGTAGTAGAAGGGCCTGATGGATTTCCTTTAGTTCACGTGCGCTACCTGGGTGAAGTAAAAACGTTTACCCCAACCCAGGTTTTGGGGATGCTATTTTCGAATCTTAAAGGTATCGCTGAGAAAAATCTCAACTCAGCAGTGGCTGACTGCTGCATTGGAATCCCAGTTTATTTCACTGATCTTCAGAGAAGGGCTGTATTGGATGCAGCTACAATTGCTGGGTTGCATCCCCTTCGATTGATACACGAAACGACTGCAACAGCCTTGGCTTATGGTATATATAAAACTGATTTGCCTGAAAATGACCAGTTGAATGTGGCATTTGTTGATATTGGACATGCAAGCATGCAAGTGTGCATTGCAGGCTTTAAGAAGGGGCAATTGAAAGTGTTGGCCCATTCATCTGATCAGTCTCTTGGTGGCAGAGATTTTGATGAGGTATTATTTCATCACTTTGCAGAAAAGTTCAAGGATGAGtacaaaataaatgtttatcaGAATGCAAGGGCTTGTCTTAGGCTCCGAACTGCGTGTGAGAAGCTTAAGAAAGTTCTTAGTGCAAACCCTGTGGCACCTTTGAACATAGAATGTTTGATGGATGAGAAGGATGTGAGAGGAATCATTAAGCGGGAGGAATTTGAACAAATAAGCATTCCTATATTAGAACGTGTGAAAGGACCTTTGGAGCAAGCTCTTGCAGAAGCTGGTCTTACCGTTGATAATATTCACATAGTTGAAGTTGTTGGTTCAGGTTCTCGTGTGCCagcaataattaaaatattgaccGACTTCTTCAAGAAGGAGCCTAGGCGTACTATGAATGCAAGCGAGTGTGTTGCTAGAGGTTGTGCCCTTCAGTGCGCAATCCTGAGTCCCACATTTAAAGTGCGAGAATTTCAG GTAAATGAGAACTTCCCATTTTCCATAGCTCTCTCCTGGAAAGGTGCTGCTTCAGATTCTCAAAATGGAGCAGTGGACAATCAGCAGAGCACTGTTGTTTTCCCTAAGGGGAATCCCATACCCAGTGTCAAGGCTCTTACATTTTATAGGTCTGGCACTTTTAGTGTTGATGTTCATTATACTGATTCTGATCAGCAAGCAAAGATCAGTACATACACG ATTGGTCcttttcaaacttcaaaagCTGGAAGGGCAAAGGTGAAGGTGAAGGCTCGACTTAATTTGCATGGAATTGTTTCTGTTGAATCAGCAACA CTGTTAGAAGAGGAGGAAATAGAGGTTCCAGTCACCAGAGAACAGTCAGCTAAAATGGAGACTGATGAAGCTCCTGCTGATTCTGCGGCTCCTCCCAGTTCTAATGAGAACGATGTTAACATGCAAGATGCCAAGGGAAACACAGATGCTGGAGCTGAAAACGGCAGTGTAGAGTCAGGAGACCAGTCTGTGCAGATGGAGACGGATTCCAAG GTTGAAGCaccgaagaagaagataaagaaaaCCAACATCCCCGTGGTAGAATTGGTTTATGGTGGATTGGCAGCAGCTGATGTCCAAAAGGCAGTGGAAAAGGAGTTTGAAATGGCTTTACAGGATCGGGTAATGGAGGAaaccaaagagaagaaaaatgctGTCGAGGCATATGTGTACGAAATGAGAAACAAG tTGCACGATAAATACCAGGAATTCGTCACTGATTCACAAAGAGAAGAGCTTTCTGCCAGACTTCAGGAGGTTGAAGATTGGCTGTATGAAGATGGGGAGGATGAAACAAAGGGAGTCTACATTGCAAAACTTGATGAGTTGAAGAAA CAAGGTGACCCGATAGAGGAGCGTTTCAAAGAGCACACGGAGAGAGGAACTGTGATTGATCAACTTGTTTACTGCATCAATAGTTACAGGGAAGCAGCAGTGACAGCAGATCCAAAATTTGACCACATCGACATCTCTGAGAAACAGAAG GTGTTGAATGAATGTGTGGAAGCAGAGGCCTGGTTAAGAGAGAAGAAGCAGCACCAAGACTCGCTACCTAAACATGCTACACCTGTCCTCTTTTCTGCTGATGTGAGAAAGAAAGCCGAAACACTCGACAG GTTTTGTAGACCAATAATGACGAAACCCAAGCCAGCTGCTCCCGAAACACCTCCCCCAGCTCCTCAAGGCAGTGAGCAGCAACAGGGAGATGCCAGTGCTAGCGCAACCCCGAATGGGAAGGCAGGCGGTGAGACTGAGGTGCCCTCAGCCTCTACAGATCAGATGGAGACAGAAAAATCCGAACCTACAAGTGCTGCTTAA
- the LOC111807164 gene encoding trihelix transcription factor ASIL2-like: MDNGEEKYPLSERYSGNHRESYGSLPRSKIPHRDASYSRPVANQYVDDDVEDDDEEEEGLGDEEDENDQNNGFAHTSEEVDDGDDEDDFDMDEDNKQNNTVKLDDVDLERHPKKRRLKNLVSNYELAPRMPASSSATMAQKSFVGGRNSLTDWNEHETVVLLDAWGERFLQHGRKSLRSEEWQEVAEKVSEVSKIDRTDTQCRNRLDTLKKKYKKEKSKSTEMGGSTSKWVYFKKMDMLMSSPPNQGGLSCGLDSGEYVFMNPRAYLNRANGFDEMRDSPDNSESDDCEDDELDGLPPKKRMHGRNSDDGSSFRMLADSIHKFSEIYEKIESSKRHQMMELEKMRMDFLRDLELQKRQIMESAQAEIAKLGQGDDDEEYGASAKSASG, encoded by the coding sequence ATGGACAAcggagaagaaaaatatcctTTGTCCGAGCGTTACAGTGGGAACCATCGGGAAAGTTATGGTTCTCTACCACGTTCGAAGATTCCTCACCGGGATGCTTCTTATTCAAGGCCAGTCGCCAATCAGTATGTAGATGATGACGTTGAGGATGACGATGAAGAGGAGGAAGGACTGGGTGAtgaagaggatgaaaatgATCAGAACAATGGTTTTGCTCACACAAGTGAAGAAGTAGACGATGGCGATGATGAGGATGATTTTGATATGGATGAAGACAACAAGCAGAACAATACTGTCAAATTGGATGATGTTGATTTGGAAAGACACCCGAAGAAGCGGCGTCTGAAGAATTTGGTATCGAATTATGAACTTGCTCCTCGTATGCCAGCATCATCATCTGCGACTATGGCACAAAAATCATTTGTTGGGGGCAGAAATTCATTGACAGATTGGAATGAACACGAAACAGTTGTTCTTCTAGATGCCTGGGGCGAACGGTTTCTTCAACACGGGAGGAAAAGTCTCCGATCTGAGGAATGGCAAGAGGTTGCTGAGAAGGTGTCTGAGGTTTCTAAGATTGACAGGACTGACACACAATGTCGAAACCGCCTTGATacgttgaagaagaagtataagaaggaaaaatccaagtcaaccgaAATGGGTGGATCTACGAGCAAATGGGTTTACTTCAAGAAAATGGACATGTTGATGTCTTCACCCCCTAACCAAGGTGGCCTCTCATGCGGGTTAGATTCGGGAGAGTACGTGTTCATGAACCCCAGAGCTTATCTGAACCGTGCAAATGGGTTCGATGAGATGAGAGACAGCCCTGATAATTCAGAATCGGATGATTGTGAAGACGATGAACTGGACGGGCTTCCCCCTAAGAAAAGAATGCATGGGAGGAACAGCGATGATGGCTCTTCATTCAGAATGCTAGCTGACTCCATTCACAAGTTCAGTGAAATTTATGAGAAAATAGAGAGCAGCAAAAGACATCAAATGATGGAGTTGGAGAAGATGAGGATGGATTTCTTAAGAGATTTGGAGCTACAGAAAAGGCAGATTATGGAGAGCGCCCAGGCAGAGATCGCGAAACTTGGGCAGGGCGACGACGACGAGGAGTACGGTGCCTCCGCCAAAAGTGCCAGTGGTTAA
- the LOC111807530 gene encoding MAR-binding filament-like protein 1-1, with protein MMGFAMGSTCFFQAPLHVSRFPFSSIPCSSCSSQSNSLTSRNAAARQKIGVPAAVERNNYLNDDGLCKRRAILFLGISVFPILQLKAQALESSAQEKTEVNAQEGNENIELAAEIEKPSNPFVPLLNVIGVFGSGVLGSLYGIARKEKIAADMALESMNAELKEKESSIISMRRSYEAKLLNEQEERTNQLRKAKEEQISLVNQLNTANLTIGRLGQELRNEKGKIEELNVCISSLQNDLSKAEEDKHTLEAKLQESLESIELLQERVNLLGLELEDKENSIQKINSSLAEKEGELKNLISSYDRAKDELDAARLEIQRLKDELLNNKEELETKISMVDELNANVASLVIARDDYMRKLENANDEYDRLKLSAEKKASLDAELLRDREQEIQELQEKLKIAVKEVHGNQTRIDDLTQERDVLIKKLELESSNAQILKDELEVARGNLSESRNQSSDLGNQLEESKRKCSELESEVSRLQAESDEVRNSLQSKFEEAKQNGEILANELSETKELLTKTNKELKNMSDELAVVIESRNGLQKELDDAYRKAETLSNDLEEERKVVVSLNKEIQTLEKQNVKDKEARKCLETDLEEAIKSLDEMNRNALLLSKELEKSNSHVTNLEDEKEVLRRSVTDQKNAAIEAQENLEDAHNIVMKLGKERDSFENMAKKLEADLASAKGEILRLRREIKSSNKTNQQQPNAEAEGKAKVTVAKRTVRRRKSTTPSDKELS; from the exons ATGATGGGCTTTGCAATGGGAAGCACTTGCTTTTTCCAGGCTCCGCTTCATGTTTCTCgctttccattttcttcgattccttgttcttcgtgttcttcgcAATCAAATTCGCTCACCTCAAGGAATGCAGCGGCAAGACAGAAAATCGGAGTACCGGCGGCTGTGGAGCGAAACAATTACTTAAACGATGATGGATTGTGCAAGAGGAGGGCGATTCTGTTTCTCGGTATTTCAGTTTTTCCGATTCTGCAATTGAAGGCTCAAGCTCTTGAAAGTTCGGCTCAAG AGAAAACTGAGGTAAATGCtcaagaagggaacgaaaatATAGAG CTTGCGGCCGAAATAGAGAAACCGTCAAATCCTTTTGTACCTTTACTCAACGTAATTGGAGTTTTCGGTTCGGGGGTGCTCGGATCACTCTATGGAATAGCTCGAAAAGAGAAAATTGCCGCTGATATGGCGTTAGAATCT ATGAATGCTGAACTGAAAGAGAAGGAATCTTCCATTATTTCAATGAGGAGAAGCTATGAAGCAAAGTTACTGAATGAACAGGAAGAACGTACAAATCAATTAAGGAAGGCAAAGGAAGAGCAAATTTCTTTGGTGAACCAACTAAATACAGCCAATCTTACCATTGGACGCTTGGGACAAGagttaagaaatgaaaaggggAAAATAGAAGAGCTTAATGTTTGCATTAGTAGCCTACAAAATGACCTGTCGAAGGCCGAGGAAGATAAGCATACGCTTGAAGCGAAACTGCAAGAAAGTCTCGAATCTATTGAACTTCTACAAGAAAGGGTTAACTTGCTTGGTTTGGAGCTTGAGGATAAGGAGAATAGCATTCAAAAGATCAATTCTTCCCTTGCAGAAAAGGAAGGTGAATTGAAGAACTTGATTTCCTCGTACGATCGAGCAAAGGACGAACTGGATGCTGCCCGTTTAGAGATTCAACGTTTAAAGGACGAGCTTCTGAACAATAAGGAAGAACTTGAGACAAAGATTTCTATGGTGGATGAATTAAACGCAAATGTAGCTTCTTTGGTCATCGCGAGAGATGATTACATGAGAAAGTTGGAAAATGCAAACGATGAATACGATCGTCTGAAATTATCTGCCGAAAAGAAGGCGTCGTTAGATGCTGAACTTTTACGAGATAGAGAACAGGAGATTCAGGAACTGCAGGAAAAACTTAAGATTGCTGTCAAAGAAGTACATGGAAACCAAACAAGAATTGATGATCTGACACAAGAAAGAGACGTTTTGATAAAGAAGCTGGAATTAGAATCAAGTAATGCACAAATACTGAAAGATGAATTGGAAGTTGCTCGAGGGAATCTTAGCGAGTCGAGAAATCAGTCTTCCGATCTCGGAAACCAGTTAGAGGAGTCGAAACGTAAGTGCTCAGAACTCGAGTCTGAGGTTTCTAGGCTGCAGGCTGAATCTGATGAAGTTAGAAATTCACTTCAAAGCAAGTTTGAAGAGGCAAAACAAAATGGTGAAATCTTAGCCAATGAGCTTTCAGAAACCAAGGAACTTCTCACGAAAACGAACAAAGAGTTAAAGAATATGTCCGATGAGCTCGCGGTCGTCATCGAAAGTCGGAATGGTTTACAGAAGGAATTGGATGATGCCTATCGAAAAGCCGAAACTCTAAGTAACGatttagaagaagaaaggaaagtaGTTGTTTCTCTTAACAAAGAAATCCAAACGTTGGAGAAGCAAAATGTGAAGGACAAGGAAGCAAGAAAGTGTCTTGAAACAGATTTGGAAGAAGCAATCAAGTCACTTGATGAGATGAACCGCAATGCATTGTTACTTTCTAAAGAATTGGAGAAGTCGAATTCCCACGTGACGAATCTCGAAGACGAGAAAGAAGTGCTTCGTAGGAGTGTCACAGATCAAAAGAACGCCGCCATTGAAGCACAGGAAAACTTGGAAGACGCCCATAACATCGTCATGAAACTCGGAAAAGAAAGGGACAGTTTCGAGAACATGGCGAAGAAACTAGAAGCAGACTTGGCATCTGCAAAGGGTGAGATATTGAGGCTCCGGCGTGAAAtcaaatcatcaaataaaACCAACCAGCAACAGCCAAATGCTGAAGCTGAAGGCAAGGCCAAAGTCACCGTCGCCAAGAGAACTGTCAGGAGGAGAAAGTCGACTACTCCGTCGGATAAAGAACTGTCCTGA
- the LOC111806384 gene encoding protein SYS1 homolog, which produces MFYGAVVWDPWLIVAQIVCLQCLYYLTLGILIATLVGTRVSRISLVYFFDYATITVSTATGWCVIASFLLSALAGAVYLIYLIERAKKCLDFAATLYILHLFICIVYGGWPSSMTWWVVNGTGLVVMSLLGEYLCIKRELREIPITRLRSNV; this is translated from the exons ATGTTCTATGGTGCAGTTGTATGGGACCCTTGGCTCATCGTTGCCCAAATTGTTTGCCTTCAATGTTTGTATTACCTCACTCTTGGTATATTGATCGCGACTCTAGTCGGTACACGCGTTTCTCGGATCAGCCTTGTTTACTTCTTTGATTATGCTACAATAACCGTTTCTACAGCCACTGGTTGGTGTGTTATTGCTTCATTCCTGCTAAGTGCGCTTGCTGG AGCAGTATATCTGATTTATTTGATTGAAAGAGCAAAGAAGTGCTTAGATTTTGCAGCCACACTCTATATACTCCACCTTTTCATCTGTATCGTTTATGGAGGGTGGCCGTCCTCAATGACATGGTGGGTTGTGAATGGTACTGGGCTTGTAGTGATGTCTTTGCTGGGTGAATATCTGTGCATCAAACGTGAACTGCGAGAAATTCCTATAACACGATTGCGTTCAA ATGTCTGA
- the LOC111806383 gene encoding probable sulfate transporter 3.4 yields MGIGSNRVENFECRETVLTIPAEAMPPLPPQQEEEVHKVCLPPKQTTFQKLKHKLSEVFFPDDPFYKFQNQSWLRKVIFGLQSLFPVFEWGPDYTLALFKSDIVSGLTIASLAIPQGISYAKLANLPPIIGLYSSFVPPLIYSILGSSRHLAVGPVSIASLVMGSMITEAVSYNEQPTLYLKLAFTATFFAGVFQASLGLLRLGFVIDFLSKATLVGFMAGAAVIVSLQQLKGLLGISHFTSKMQLIPVMSSVFHRKDEWSWQTIVLGFIFLLILLGTRHISIKKPKLFWISAAAPLTSVILSTLLVFLLREKAPGISVIGHLPKGINPPSLNMLYFTGPQLALAIKTGIISGILSLTEGIAVGRTFAGLKNYQVDGNKEMMAIGFMNMAGSCSSCYVTTGSFSRSAVNYNAGAQTAISNVVMSAAVLITLLFLMPLFHYTPNFILAAIIITAVIGLIDYQAACRLWKVDKLDFVACVCSFFGILFISVPMGLAIAVGVSVFKILLHVTRPNTIVLGNISGTQIFQNLDRYRDASRVPSFLILAVESPIYFANSTYLQERILRWVREEEERVKATNDSPLKCVILDMTAVTSIDTSGIETVCELRKMLMQKSLQFVLANPGGNTMEKLHKSDALERFEFNGLYLSVGEAVKDISSLWKRLP; encoded by the exons ATGGGAATCGGTTCCAATCGAGTTGAAAACTTCGAATGTCGTGAAACGGTGTTGACGATTCCGGCGGAGGCAATGCCGCCGCTGCCGCCGCAACAGGAGGAGGAGGTTCACAAAGTTTGCTTGCCGCCGAAGCAGACTACCTTTCAGAAACTCAAACACAAGCTATCGGAGGTGTTCTTCCCCGATGATCCGTTCTACAAATTCCAGAATCAATCGTGGTTAAGAAAAGTGATTTTCGGCCTTCAATCTCTGTTCCCTGTGTTTGAGTGGGGCCCTGATTATACCCTAGCTCTTTTCAAATCTGATATCGTTTCTGGTCTCACAATCGCTAGCCTCGCTATTCCTCAG GGAATAAGTTATGCGAAACTAGCAAATTTGCCTCCAATCATCGGATTAT ATTCAAGTTTTGTGCCTCCGCTGATATATTCTATCCTTGGGAGCTCTAGACATCTTGCTGTTGGCCCAGTTTCAATTGCCTCTTTGGTCATGGGATCGATGATTACTGAGGCAGTCTCTTATAACGAACAGCCTACTCTCTATCTTAAGTTAGCTTTCACTGCTACCTTCTTTGCTGGTGTGTTCCAAGCATCTTTAGGCTTGTTAAG GTTAGGATTTGTGATTGATTTTCTGTCAAAGGCTACTTTAGTTGGCTTTATGGCTGGTGCAGCAGTCATTGTGTCATTGCAACAACTCAAAGGGTTGCTTGGAATTTCCCATTTCACCTCCAAAATGCAATTGATTCCTGTCATGTCTTCTGTTTTTCACCGCAAAGATGAG TGGTCCTGGCAAACTATTGTTTTAGGCTTCATTTTCCTACTCATTCTTCTAGGAACAAGGCATATC AGCATCAAGAAACCAAAGCTTTTCTGGATATCAGCAGCTGCTCCACTGACATCAGTTATTTTGTCCACTCTTTTGGTCTTCCTTCTCAGAGAAAAAGCTCCAGGAATCTCAGTG ATTGGTCATTTGCCAAAGGGTATCAATCCTCCATCACTGAACATGCTGTACTTTACTGGTCCTCAATTGGCACTTGCCATTAAAACTGGCATTATAAGTGGAATTCTCTCGCTCACT GAAGGAATTGCCGTAGGAAGAACGTTTGCTGGTTTGAAAAACTATCAAGTAGATGGGAACAAAGAAATGATGGCCATTGGTTTTATGAACATGGCTGGATCTTGTTCTTCGTGCTATGTCACTACAG GATCGTTTTCTCGGTCCGCTGTGAATTATAATGCCGGGGCACAAACAGCAATTTCAAATGTTGTGATGTCTGCAGCTGTGCTCATAACATTGTTGTTTCTGATGCCACTGTTCCATTATACTCCAAATTTCATCCTAGCAGCCATCATTATAACAGCAGTAATTGGACTAATTGATTACCAAGCAGCCTGTAGGTTGTGGAAAGTTGACAAGCTCGATTTTGTAGCTTGTGTTTGTTCTTTCTTCGGCATTCTTTTCATCTCGGTTCCAATGGGTCTCGCCATTGCA GTTGGAGTCTCTGTTTTCAAGATTCTTCTGCATGTCACCAGACCAAACACCATAGTTTTGGGGAATATTTCTGGGACTCAAATATTCCAAAACCTCGACCGATACCGTGATGCCTCGAGGGTGCCTTCGTTTCTCATTCTTGCCGTTGAATCTCCAATCTATTTTGCAAATTCAACATACCTACAAGAAAG GATTCTTAGGTGGGttagggaagaagaagagcggGTAAAAGCGACGAATGATAGCCCATTGAAATGTGTAATCCTAGACATGACAG CTGTAACATCCATAGACACAAGTGGTATAGAAACAGTATGCGAGCTTAGAAAGATGTTGATGCAAAAATCACTGCAG tttgTGCTTGCAAATCCGGGTGGAAACACGATGGAAAAACTGCATAAATCAGACGCCTTGGAACGGTTCGAGTTTAACGGTCTCTACCTCTCGGTTGGAGAAGCTGTGAAGGACATTTCTTCTCTATGGAAGAGGCTGCCATAA